In a single window of the Streptomyces cinnabarinus genome:
- a CDS encoding rhodanese-like domain-containing protein: MTTTAAAANPVLRVAPAAPAVAAAYFRAGLAFHADVSDVAAALAGEGDPGFVVVDSRSTASWDQGHIPGAIHLPTALIPEQAEQLLDKDVPVVTYCWGPGCNGATRAALALAELGYQVKEMLGGFEYWAREGFAYETWEGAVRRAADPLTAPVDSEDCGC, translated from the coding sequence ATGACCACCACCGCCGCCGCCGCCAACCCCGTCCTGCGCGTGGCCCCCGCCGCTCCAGCCGTGGCCGCCGCCTACTTCCGGGCCGGCCTGGCCTTCCACGCCGATGTGTCCGACGTCGCCGCCGCGCTGGCCGGCGAGGGCGACCCCGGGTTCGTCGTCGTGGACTCCCGCTCCACCGCCTCCTGGGACCAGGGCCACATCCCCGGCGCCATCCACCTGCCGACCGCGCTCATCCCCGAGCAGGCCGAGCAGCTCCTCGACAAGGACGTGCCCGTCGTCACCTACTGCTGGGGCCCCGGCTGCAACGGCGCCACCCGTGCCGCCCTCGCCCTCGCCGAACTCGGCTACCAGGTCAAGGAGATGCTCGGCGGATTCGAGTACTGGGCCCGCGAAGGCTTCGCGTACGAGACCTGGGAGGGCGCCGTCCGCCGCGCCGCCGACCCGCTGACCGCGCCGGTGGACAGCGAGGACTGCGGCTGCTGA